GTTGTGCAGCACGGAAGACATCGGAGCCGAGAAGTGCTGGGGACGCAGCTTGTCCACCACATGCTGCTGCTGGAAAGCCTTGCGCAGCAGGTTCAGGTGCTGGGCCTTGTAGGCTTCGTAAAACTCTTCCCAGGTGTTGAACTTGGTGACGTCGCCGGTTTCAAGGCCGATGACTTCATCGCCATAGTGCAGCATGCGGCCATTATAGAGCAGCATTTCCAGCGCCGTGGCAAAGTTCACATACACGCAGCCAGAGGTGTAGGTATCGCGGTTGGGCATGCGCGTTTCAGTGCAGCCCGACACGGCGTAGTCCAGAGCTTCGTTGACCGGGCAGCCCTTGATGGCGTTAAGGAAAACCACTTCTTCGTCATTGATGAGCTTGGGGAAGCCCGAGCCGTCCTTGATGGTCAGAGCCACTTCGCGCAGGAAGCGTTCTGGCGAGCGGGAGTGGATACGCGCGGCCAGGTCGGGGTAGTTCAGGGGGAACTCGCGCTTGGACTCAAGGAAAAGATAGCTGAGGTCGTTGGTGGCGTCTTCGCCTTCGGGAGTCTGGCCGCCGATGGTCACGGCTTCCCAGTGGGCATAACCTTCCTGAAATTCAACGCCCGTGGGGTTGATGTACAGATCGATGAACTGGGCCATATCCACCCACATGCATTCCAGCAGGTCCTTGGCTTCTTCGCGGGTGATGCGCCCTTCATCAAGGTCTTTTTTATACAGGGGGTAGAGGTACTGGTCCATGCGGCCGTTGGAAATAATGGCGCTGGCCTTCTGCTCGATGCGCGAGAACATCTGCACGAACCACTGGCACTGCATGGCTTCACGGAAGGTGCGGGCCGGATGGGCAGGCACATGATCGCAGGTTTCGGCGATCTGCAGAAGCTCGGCCTTGCGCTTGGGATCAGATTCCTTGGCGGCCAGTTCACGGGCGAGGTCGGCGTGGCGCTTGGCCCAGATCATGATGGCGTCGCACACAATAATCATTGCTTCAAGGAAGGGTTTTTTGTCCCAAAGATCCACTGAGTTGTTCAGATCAAGGTTGGCAAGTTTTTCCTTGGCTTCGTTCTGAATGTCGATGAAGCCGCGATTGATAACTTTTTCGTAGTCCGGCACCCACTGAAGGGCCGAGCGGTATGAAGAGGTTTCGCTGACCACGAACTTGGACTTGAGGCCGCGTTCGTCGTGATAGGTCACGCCACGGATGTCTTCGGGCAGCGCCTTGTTAAGGTGCTCATGGTAGGTCTTGCCTTCCCAGTAGGGGGCGATTTCTTCCATAACAACCTTGATGTCTTCCTGCGAAATCTGGAAGGGGCTCTTGTCGCGATTGGCGAGGTCAGCCAGCACTTCGCGGTAAAAGTCACCGTCAATTTCAGGGTAGAGGATGCCGTAGCGGCCAAGCATGCCCACGCGGCCAGCCAGCAGCTGGTTGGGCGTGATCCAGACCGTGATTTTTTCGGCCACGTTCTTCAGCGCCTTGGCCCAGCGCAGGGTCAGCAGTTCGCCCTCGGTTTCGCGCATGGATTCGGTGAAATACTTGGCGCGTTCCACGTCCACATTCGGCAGGGTGAACTGATTGCTCTCCAGAATACTGTAGACGCGTTCACGCCCCTGACGATTGACGCTCTTGTTGACAACGCGCTCTTCCTGGGGGGACATGCAGCAACCGCACTGGCTCATAATAAAACTCCTGAATGGGTGTTATGTTCTTTATTTGGGTGATTGTGATATTCATCCCAATATCCCCTCTTGAGCATCATTCATGCCATTTGCGTAACACTATTTTATATTTGGATATTTTTTAAATTATGCGTAATGCCAACAAATATGCCAAGGCTGCGATTGTTGCAAAAAAACAACAATAGTATCCACAATTATGCAAAATCATTGAATAAAATTATTTAGTGTTTTTTTGCAACGGTGTAAAAAAACACTTTTTCACAATCTCTCCTGAATAAAGCCCAATTTTTGAAAGCAGCCGCTCTTCTTCAGGTCATCAAGCCCTTGAAGCACTCTGTCCTATGGGCAGCAAAACAAGCTGTAAAATTCTGCGAAAAACAGGCTCTGTGAGCGCATAGGCCAGTCAGGCAAAGACGCCTGCCAATGCGGCACAGCGCTGACTCAGCCCCCTTGCGGTGTTTCTGCTTGCAGCGCATTTGGCTCGCAACGGATGGCTCTTGCAGTGCTTCTGGCTGCGGCATACGGCCCCCCCGGCGTTGTCTTGCCTGAGCCAGCCTGCGCGCGGCAGCGTAGCACGCGCCGCTCATCCGGTCACTGGCGAACCAGCTCAGACCGTGCACTTCAATACAGCGCAACACGCCGCCGTGACGTGACCAGAAAAACATGGATATTGCTTGAAAGAATATGCTGGCGAGATAAGGAGGGCTATGGCGCGGCGCAGGGCATAGCCGCTGTAACTAGCTGCTTGCCCTGAAAAAAATTTAACCCCGACCGGAGTGGGCCGGTCGGGGTTAGCAAGGAGGCTCACGGGGATGAGCATGGGCGTCAGGCGGGCGTTCTGGGTGCGCCCGCCTGACGCTTCGGGGTTGTCACAGGAGGAGGGTGTGGACAATCCAATCTGCGGTCAGCCCCTGCCTGGAAGGCTGGCCGACTAAACCATTAGCGGGAGCATTATACTAATGGCAAGAGGCGTGCCAGGCATGAGATATTCTCATATCATGCTGCTTTAATAGATTAAATAAAAACAAATCCCCATGAGCCATTCAACGATTGTGCTACAATTTTACTCATTCATATCCAGACGGTGCGTAATAATTACTCACACTATTCCTCGTCTGTCCAAATCCCGGCCAATCTTGCATATGCGCCGGGCGGCACGCGCGGCAAACAGCTAGCCGAGAACAGGCAGGCGCAATACCAGCCAGACCACAAAAGGGGCCAGCGCGGCAGTGATGATGCCAGCCAGAATAAGCGCCAGACCAGCCATAGCCCCCTGTTCCTCACCTTCCTGAAGGGCCGCAGCGGTTCCCTGAGCGTGAGACACTGTGCCCAGGGCCAGTCCTCTGGCAAAAGGGTCAGCCACATGTGCAAGGTTCAGAGTCCAGCCGCCTATAAGGGAACCAAGCGTACCAGTGGCTACCACAAAGGCAGCCGCCAGCGACGGTATGCCGCCATACATGCCTGCGATTTCAATGGCAAAGGGGATGGAGACGCTCTTGGGCATGATGGATATGACAACTTCCTGCGGCAAGCCGCCAACTCTCGCCATCAGCCCCGTGGAAAACATAGCCACAAAGGCTCCGGCGCACACGCTGCCCATAATGGCAAGTGCGTAGCGCAAAAGCACAAGGCGGTAGCGGTACAAAGGTAATGCCAGAGCAACCGTGGCAGGGCCAATGAAGGAAGTCATAATCTTTGAAGCAGGCTCGTACACGGCGTAGGGAATATCAAAGCCCACCAGCACAATAATGACCGCAGCGGCTCCAAGAGCCACGATATTCAACAAAGGATGCTTGTAGCGCAGATACAGCGCACGCACCGCCATATATGCCAACAGCGTGCCCAGAATGCACAGCACTGTGCTTATGCTTACATAGGATTGCATGATTCGCCCTCCCGCCTGCGCGCCCTACAGCGTAAGGCACGACCTAACAGCCCCACGGTGAGCAAGGGCAAAACAGCGCCCACAACTATGGCTACCAGCAATATCCAGCCGTAGTCATAAAAAACGCCGCCCCACTGCATGAGGCCAACAGCAACAGGCACAAAGAAAAACACCATATGCTTGAGCAAAAAGTTGGCCGCTGTGCTTATGTGGTCTTCCTTGACGATTCCGGTGAGCAAGAGAAGAAAAAGCACCACAATGCCAAGCACATTACCGGGCATTGGCAGCCCGGTGGCGCGTACCACCCAGTCCGAGCCCCAGAACAGACCCGCCAGAATAGCCATCTGCCATAAAAACTTCCATGCCTCTTTCATTTCCAAATACCGCCAGTGTTGGGCCTTTGCGCGGCAACCGCGCCATAATTTGATGGCAATCCGGCACATCCGGCAAAATTGTGAACTGTGCCTCCACAGAAAAACGCGGCCTTGCCCTACGGCAAAATTCCCGGCTCTCGCAACGGATCCCACTCTCCGCTGTTATTGGGCACTTTCCGGTTCAGAAACCTTGCTGACAGTCTGTAAAAACAGCCAGTTGCCACTTACCATTGCAAACAGGTTATACAATGGCTATATTCATGACAAATGAATATAAATAACAAAGAACATCAAAATTGGTGAATATATGGAATTGACGGACCTGCGCACTCTTGTCAGCGTTATGGAAACGGGCAGCATTACAGCCGCCGCCAAGGAGCTGAACCGCGTTCCCTCGGGCGTGACCACGCGTATTCTTCAGCTGGAAGAATCGCTGGGGGTAAAGCTTTTTCTGCGTGAGAAAAAACGCCTCCATCCCACGGACAAGGCGCAAACCCTGTACGATTATGCCCTCAAGATTCTTGCAATGGTGGACGAAGCCGAAAATCGCGTCCAAAGCATGGCTCCGGGCGGCAAATTTCGCATCGGCGCGCTGGAAAGCGCGGCGGCTGTGCGGCTGCCCGAAGTTCTGGCACGCCTGCACGCGGGGTATCCGCAAATATCGCTGGAACTCTCCATCGGCACCAGCCGTTCGCTGTATGAGGACATTCTGCAAAACAGGCTGGACGCGGCCTTTGTTGTGGATATGCCGCAAGACGAAAGACTGGCGCGTATGGACGCATTTTCTGAAGAACTGGTGGTTATCGCACCGGAAGGACACGA
The Desulfovibrio intestinalis DNA segment above includes these coding regions:
- the hpsG gene encoding (2S)-3-sulfopropanediol dehydratase, with the translated sequence MSQCGCCMSPQEERVVNKSVNRQGRERVYSILESNQFTLPNVDVERAKYFTESMRETEGELLTLRWAKALKNVAEKITVWITPNQLLAGRVGMLGRYGILYPEIDGDFYREVLADLANRDKSPFQISQEDIKVVMEEIAPYWEGKTYHEHLNKALPEDIRGVTYHDERGLKSKFVVSETSSYRSALQWVPDYEKVINRGFIDIQNEAKEKLANLDLNNSVDLWDKKPFLEAMIIVCDAIMIWAKRHADLARELAAKESDPKRKAELLQIAETCDHVPAHPARTFREAMQCQWFVQMFSRIEQKASAIISNGRMDQYLYPLYKKDLDEGRITREEAKDLLECMWVDMAQFIDLYINPTGVEFQEGYAHWEAVTIGGQTPEGEDATNDLSYLFLESKREFPLNYPDLAARIHSRSPERFLREVALTIKDGSGFPKLINDEEVVFLNAIKGCPVNEALDYAVSGCTETRMPNRDTYTSGCVYVNFATALEMLLYNGRMLHYGDEVIGLETGDVTKFNTWEEFYEAYKAQHLNLLRKAFQQQHVVDKLRPQHFSAPMSSVLHNLCMENLMDLHAEKIPGGVDYSYFEFLGYGTVVDSLSAIKKLVFEDKKLTLKEVVEACKADFKGHEAVREMLRNAPCYGNNDAYADSVAKDVDRVTQVEAAKSSRERGVHVDVRYVPITSHVPFGKVVSATPNGRHAWTALSDGSSASHGADKNGPTAVLLSNYHSKNYGMTNRASRLLNIKLSPKCVAGEDGTQKIVNLIRTWCDLKLWHLQFNIVNKETLVKAQQEPDNYRSLLVRIAGYSAYFCDLSRDLQNDIIDRTEHAQF
- a CDS encoding LrgB family protein, whose protein sequence is MQSYVSISTVLCILGTLLAYMAVRALYLRYKHPLLNIVALGAAAVIIVLVGFDIPYAVYEPASKIMTSFIGPATVALALPLYRYRLVLLRYALAIMGSVCAGAFVAMFSTGLMARVGGLPQEVVISIMPKSVSIPFAIEIAGMYGGIPSLAAAFVVATGTLGSLIGGWTLNLAHVADPFARGLALGTVSHAQGTAAALQEGEEQGAMAGLALILAGIITAALAPFVVWLVLRLPVLG
- a CDS encoding CidA/LrgA family protein; this encodes MKEAWKFLWQMAILAGLFWGSDWVVRATGLPMPGNVLGIVVLFLLLLTGIVKEDHISTAANFLLKHMVFFFVPVAVGLMQWGGVFYDYGWILLVAIVVGAVLPLLTVGLLGRALRCRARRREGESCNPM
- a CDS encoding LysR family transcriptional regulator; this encodes MELTDLRTLVSVMETGSITAAAKELNRVPSGVTTRILQLEESLGVKLFLREKKRLHPTDKAQTLYDYALKILAMVDEAENRVQSMAPGGKFRIGALESAAAVRLPEVLARLHAGYPQISLELSIGTSRSLYEDILQNRLDAAFVVDMPQDERLARMDAFSEELVVIAPEGHDAIHYPDDIGRKTVLAFQGGCAYRDRLVSWFRAFGREPERIAELASYHAIVGGVIAGMGVGVVPESVLHLCRSDGTLSVHPLEHPLCKATTELVWRKSMLSANMTALHQCLHRQEAQNTRE